In Rutidosis leptorrhynchoides isolate AG116_Rl617_1_P2 chromosome 2, CSIRO_AGI_Rlap_v1, whole genome shotgun sequence, one genomic interval encodes:
- the LOC139887782 gene encoding uncharacterized protein, with amino-acid sequence MEGFQATRGFRACTSTHFQTGFQTEHFEQGVFRQNILSSKFSVIEHFSGNNGFQATFFEHKRGFHTVIFRAHKVFRQQLFQAHFSHKDLKVFKQLQAYEQYLLQDDNNSPPLNHIDVPSSSRPNPPIVQSQVDGTRNAHPGDPIVDPFINNEMFEDDFQTNPSTRSSNYGKNAIQLSTWPLQVSPYTCSCCQVLREISHTNGIDITKLEVHGRIGVICHAILDKYSVDLNANENQSHEYKMFDFCKESIIRVKSFLEEYCKERKTNGYITLQDPLSNYYEAVCVGLDWMDSLVTDDLIPNDSGGHQMNQPQAESSIARHPNRTNLSIQRERTGKLTMRDLVNYFNIPIELAAKEINVCPTVIKKICRKHGLSRWPYRKIKSIEKKISVRATYLTSVDVEERSRAQADIDKLRQELTDLYSTFNV; translated from the exons ATGGAAGGTTTTCAGGCAACAAGGGGTTTTCGAGCATGCACCAGTACTCATTTTCAGACAGGTTTTCAGACAGAGCATTTCGAGCAGGGAGTTTTCAG ACAAAATATTTTGAGCAGCAAGTTTTCAGTCATTGAACATTTTTCAGGCAACAATGGTTTTCAGGCAACATTTTTTGAGCACAAGAGGGGTTTTCATACAGTTATTTTTCGAGCACATAAGGTTTTCAGACAACAGCTTTTTCAGGCACATTTTTCACACAAAGACTTAAAGGTTTTCA AACAATTACAAGCATACGAACAGTATCTATTGCAAGATGACAACAATTCCCCACCACTCAATCACATTGATGTACCAAGTTCTTCACGACCAAACCCTCCAATTGTTCAATCACAGGTGGATGGTACTCGAAATGCGCATCCCGGTGATCCGATTGTTGATCCGTTTATAAACAATGAAATGTTTGAAGATGATTTTCAAACGAACCCGTCTACTAGATCGAGTAATTATGGAAAAAACGCTATTCAACTTTCAACTTGGCCGTTGCAAGTTTCTCCATATACTTGTAGTTGTTGTCAAGTATTAAGAGAAATTTCACATACTAATG GCATCGATATTACAAAACTTGAAGTTCATGGAAGAATTGGAGTTATTTGTCACGCGATTCTTGATAAGTATAGTGTTGATCTTAATGCAAATGAAAACCAAAGTCACGAGTACAAAATGTTTga TTTTTGCAAGGAAAGTATAATTCGAGTGAAGAGTTTTCTCGAGGAATACTGCAAAGAACGAAAAACGAATGGTTACATAACGCTGCAAGATCCACTTTCTAATTATTACGAAGCCGTATGTGTTGGGTTGGATTGGATGGATAGTTTGGTCACTGATGATCTCATTCCTAATGACTCAG GTGGTCATCAAATGAACCAACCACAAGCAGAATCGAGTATAGCAAGACATCCAAACAGAACCAACCTTTCAATCCAG AGGGAAAGAACAGGAAAACTAACAATGAGAGATCTAGTTAACTACTTCAATATTCCAATAGAATTGGCTGCAAAGGAGATAAATGTTTGTCCCACTGTGATCAAGAAAATTTGCCGAAAACATGGATTGTCAAGATGGCCATACAGAAAG ATAAAATCGATTGAAAAGAAGATATCGGTGAGAGCTACATATTTAACCTCAGTTGATGTCGAAGAAAGATCTCGTGCTCAAGCCGACATCGATAAACTTAGACAAGAACTTACAGATTTGTATTCAACATTCAATGTATAA